The genome window CGCGGCCGAGGAGGCCGAGCCGGAGAACGGCGACTCGCGCCAGGGCCGGCTCTTCCTGACCGAACTCGAGGTCCCGGAAGGATCACCGGCGATCGGAAGGACGCTGCGCGAGCTGGCGCTGGCGGAGAACTACGAGCTCTCCCCGATCGGGCTCATCCGCGGCGCCGTGCGCCTCGCGGAGGACGTCCTCGACACTCCCCTGAAGGAAGGCGACGTGGTGGTGGTCGAGGGGACGGTCCACGCGATCAACCGGGGGGTCGCCGCCGCCGGCCTGCGGCGAAAGAAGTCGAGCAAGGTCACGCCGCCGGGGCAGGGGGCGCTGGCCCTGGTGGAAGGGACGATCTCGTACAACTCCCCGCTGATCGGCCGCACTCTCCGCGAGGTCGATCTCCGCGGTCGGTACGGGCTGGACGTCATCGCGCTGTGGCGCCGCGGCGGCCCGCTCGTGGAGAAGATCGGGCACATCCGGCTGCGGATCGGCGATGACCTGCTCATCCAGGGGCCGATCGACCGGATCCGGAGCCTGGCCGGCGATCCGCTCTACCTCCTCCTGAACGACCGGGTCCTTCCCCGGTACGAGCCGCGGAAGGAACTGCTGTCCGTCCTGGCGTTCGCCGGCGCACTGCTCCTCGGGGCGAGCGGAATCGTGCCGATCGCCCTGGCGTTCGTGCTCGGCGCGCTGGCGGTGATCCTCACCGGGTGCATGACGGTGGAGGAGGCCTACCGGGCGGTGAATTTCAAGCTCATCCTGATCGTGGGCTCGATGTTCGGCGTGGCCACCGCCATCGAGGAGTCGGGCACCGCCGCGTGGATGGCCCAGTCGATGCTGGAGGCGTTGGGCGGGGCCGGCGCGCGGCCTCTCATGATGCTCGCGGGTCTGTACTGGCTCACGGTGCTGCTCACGCAATCCATGTCGAACGCGGCCGCTGCGCTGCTGGTCCTGCCCATCGGCCTGTCGTCCGCCGAGCTGATGGGGATCGCCGTGAGGCCGGTCGCAGTGACGATCGCGGTGGCGGCGTCGC of Acidobacteriota bacterium contains these proteins:
- a CDS encoding SLC13 family permease, whose protein sequence is MPLCMARSPPSRRAPAGDARQGRARLSCRPRAGARVGRIRVTLDIGIVLAVVSLAFLLFLTEVLPVELVGVLALVALVLTGVVDPNEAFQGFGSPALVMIACVLVLSSSLVRNGAGERIAARIERLSGTGPEKMILALLASVTGISAFINNVAATAMYLPVAENLARTYRVPPSRLLMPVAYASLLGGVCTLTGTSTNVAVSGGLEAHGMKPLGIFELSWVGVPLAVVGLVYLLVVSRWIPGRAAEEAEPENGDSRQGRLFLTELEVPEGSPAIGRTLRELALAENYELSPIGLIRGAVRLAEDVLDTPLKEGDVVVVEGTVHAINRGVAAAGLRRKKSSKVTPPGQGALALVEGTISYNSPLIGRTLREVDLRGRYGLDVIALWRRGGPLVEKIGHIRLRIGDDLLIQGPIDRIRSLAGDPLYLLLNDRVLPRYEPRKELLSVLAFAGALLLGASGIVPIALAFVLGALAVILTGCMTVEEAYRAVNFKLILIVGSMFGVATAIEESGTAAWMAQSMLEALGGAGARPLMMLAGLYWLTVLLTQSMSNAAAALLVLPIGLSSAELMGIAVRPVAVTIAVAASLAFMTPLEPACLLVMSTGRYRFADFMKFGAPLSVVCFLIVMLLVPLFYPY